The Panthera tigris isolate Pti1 chromosome F3, P.tigris_Pti1_mat1.1, whole genome shotgun sequence genome includes a window with the following:
- the DENND4B gene encoding DENN domain-containing protein 4B isoform X3: protein MAADAVSEGGAMAEERPPRLVDYFVIAGLSGSGAPIPEEPWVPEPSGPLRPPRPADPITDVAVIARALGEEVPQGYTCIQTSAGGHPLELSAGLLGGTQPVICYRRGRDKPPLVELGVLYEGKERPKPGFQVLDTTPYSHSANLAPPGPGHPRTYLTYRRAAEGAGLHALGITDLCLVLPSKGEGTPHTYCRLPRNLNPGMWGPAVHLCYKVGLAKANTLVYEAELLGRYPEEDNEAFPLPESVPVFCLPMGATVECWPAQTKYPVPVFSTFVLTGAAGDKVYGAALQFYEAFPRARLSERQARALGLLSAVERGRALGGRAVRSRRAIAVLSRWPAFPAFRAFLTFLYRYSVSGPHRLPLEAHISHFIHNVPFPSPQRPRILVQMSPYDNLLLCQPVSSPLPLSGASFLQLLQSLGPELAVTLLLAVLTEHKLLVHSLRPDLLTSVCEALVSMIFPLHWQCPYIPLCPLALADVLNAPVPFIVGIHSSYFDLHDPPADVICVDLDTNTLFQTEEKKPLSPRTLPRRPYKVLLATLTHLYQQLDQTYTGPEEEASLEFLLTDYEAVCGRRARLEREVQGAFLRFMACLLKGYRDFLRPLTQAPSEGARDVDNLFFLQGFLKSRERSSHKLYCQLLRTQMFSQFIEECSFGSARHAALEFFDSCVDKVHPEQDKPEPTPLVELEELSGSELTVFITPPEEPPAPEGSESAPQYCYDGFPELRAELFESPQEQPGALPVPGPTRSAPNSPAPRRTKQETKVAQRMAQKSAAVPELWARCLLGHCYGLWFLCLPAYVRSAPSRVQALHTAYHVLRQMESRKVVLPDEVCYRVLMQLCSHYGQPVLSVRVMLEMRRAGVVPNTITYGYYNKAVLESKWLSGTPGGRLRWAKLRNVVLGAAQFRQPLRERRRRQQQQQAAAPEAGGAQTEPRLERHSPTRPLQRQTTWAGRSFRDPASPTGRLVKSGSLGSARGAQPTLEAGVAHMIEALGVLEPRGSPVPWRDGSLSDLSLTGEEPASGGSPEDSGSALSTQSTEAPEGLSGRTPKAGGRQDEARTPRRGLGTRLQQLLTPSRRPPASRGPPPELPPDPPPPARRSPMDSLLRPRERPGSTASEILLSSCSLCRACDSLVYDEEIMAGWAPDDSNLNTVCPFCACPFVPLLSVQTLDSRPRAPSPKPAPASGSRDAPVPGGPGPVLSDRRLCLALDEPQLCNGHTGGTSRRVEAGAWAYLSPLVLRKELESLVENEGSEVLALPELPAAHPIIFWNLLWYFQRLRLPSILPCLVLASCDGPPPPQAPSPWLTPDPASVQVRLLWDVLTPDPSSCPPLYVLWRVHSQIPQRVVWPGPVPAPLSMDLLESVLRYVGLSEVHKAVGLLLETLGPPPTGLHLQRGIYREILFLTMAALGKDHMDIVTFDKRYKSAFNKLASSMGKEELRQRRAQMPTAKAIDCRKCFGALLEC from the exons ATGGCGGCAG ATGCAGTGAGTGAGGGGGGGGCCATGGCGGAGGAGCGGCCCCCCCGGCTGGTGGATTACTTCGTGATAGCCGGGCTTTCCGGGAGCGGAGCACCCATCCCCGAGGAGCCGTGGGTTCCCGAGCCCAGCGGGCCCCTGCGCCCTCCGCGGCCGGCTGATCCCATCACGGATGTGGCGGTCATTGCCAGGGCCCTGGGCGAGGAGGTGCCCCAGGGTTACACCTGCATCCAGACCTCTGCTGGGGGCCACCCCTTGGAACTCAGcgctgggctcctgggtggaacTCAGCCCGTCATCTGTTACCGCAGGGGCCGTGACAAGCCCCCTCTGGTGGAGCTGGG GGTGCTGTACGAGGGGAAGGAGCGACCCAAGCCCGGCTTCCAAGTGCTAGACACGACGCCCTACAGCCACTCGGCCAATCTAGCCCCTCCCGGCCCAGGGCACCCCCGCACCTACCTCACTTACCGGCGGGCagcagagggggcagggctgCACGCCCTGGGCATCACTGACCTCTGCCTGGTGCTGCCCAGCAAGGGCGAGGGCACCCCTCACACCTACTGCCGACTGCCCCGCAACCTCAACCCTGGCATG TGGGGTCCAGCGGTGCACCTGTGCTACAAGGTGGGCCTGGCCAAGGCCAACACGCTGGTGTACGAGGCAG AGCTGCTGGGCCGCTACCCGGAGGAGGACAACGAGGCCTTCCCGCTGCCCGAGTCGGTGCCCGTCTTCTGCCTGCCCATGGGGGCCACTGTCGAGTGCTGGCCTGCCCAGACCAAGTACCCCGTGCCCGTCTTTTCCACCTTCGTGCTCACGGGTGCAGCTGGAGACAAG GTGTACGGGGCTGCCCTGCAGTTCTACGAGGCGTTCCCGAGGGCCAGGCTGTCGGAGCGGCAAGCACGGGCCCTGGGCCTCTTGAGTGCGGTGGAGCGTGGCCGGGCGCTGGGGGGCCGGGCCGTGCGCAGCCGCCGCGCCATTGCTGTGCTGTCCCGCTGGCCTGCCTTCCCGGCCTTCCGAGCCTTCCTCACCTTCCTCTACCGCTACTCCGTCTCGGGCCCCCACCGCCTGCCCTTGGAAGC GCACATCTCTCACTTCATTCACAacgtccccttcccctccccacagaGGCCTCGCATCCTGGTACAG ATGTCTCCCTATGACAACCTGCTTCTCTGCCAGCCTGtgtcctcacccctgcccctcag TGGTGCCAGCTTCTTGCAGCTGCTGCAGAGCCTAGGCCCGGAGCTGGCCGTCACCCTGCTGCTGGCCGTGCTCACGGAGCACAAGCTGCTGGTGCACTCGCTGCGGCCGGACCTGCTCACCAGCGTCTGCGAGGCCCTGGTGTCG ATGATCTTCCCGCTACACTGGCAGTGCCCCTACATTCCGCTGTGCCCGCTGGCGCTGGCGGACGTGCTGAACGCCCCCGTGCCCTTCATCGTGGGCATCCACTCCAGCTACTTCGATCTACACGACCCACCTGCCGACGTCATCTGTGTGGATCTCGACACCAACACGCTGTTCCA GACTGAGGAGAAGAAGCCCCTCTCCCCTCGGACCCTGCCCCGCAGACCCTACAAGGTTCTGCTGGCTACGCTGACACACCTCTACCAGCAGCTGGACCAGA CGTACACTGGCCCCGAGGAAGAGGCGTCCTTGGAGTTCCTGCTGACGGACTACGAGGCCGTGTGCGGCCGCCGGGCCCGGCTGGAGCGCGAAGTCCAGGGGGCCTTTCTCCGCTTCATGGCGTGTCTGCTCAAGGGCTACCGGGACTTCCTGCGCCCCCTCACCCAGGCCCCCTCCGAGGGCGCTCGAGATGTCGACAACCTCTTCTTTTTGCAGG gcttccTCAAGTCCCGGGAGCGCTCCAGCCACAAGCTGTACTGCCAGCTGCTGCGCACACAGATGTTCTCGCAGTTCATCGAGGAGTGCTCCTTCGGCTCCGCCCGGCACGCCGCCCTGGAGTTCTTTGACTCGTGCGTGGACAAG GTGCACCCAGAGCAGGACAAGCCTGAGCCGACGCCCTTGGTGGAGCTGGAGGAGCTGTCGGGGAGCGAGCTCACCGTCTTTATCACCCCTCCCGAGGAGCCCCCAGCACCAGAGGGCAGTGAATCCGCCCCCCAGTACTG ctaCGACGGCTTCCCAGAGCTACGGGCCGAGCTGTTTGAGTCCCCTCAGGAGCAGCCCGGGGCTCTGCCCGTGCCGGGCCCGACCCGCAGTGCCCCCAACAGCCCTGCCCCCCGCCGTACCAAACAG GAGACGAAGGTGGCCCAGCGGATGGCACAGAAGTCGGCGGCCGTGCCCGAGCTGTGGGCCCGGTGTCTGCTGGGGCACTGCTACGGGCTGTGGTTCCTGTGTCTGCCCGCCTACGTGCGGTCGGCGCCCTCCCGCGTGCAGGCTCTGCACACGGCCTACCACGTGCTGCGCCAGATGGAGAGCCGCAAGGTGGTGCTGCCGGACGAG GTGTGTTACAGGGTGCTGATGCAGCTGTGCTCCCACTACGGGCAGCCCGTGCTGTCGGTGCGAGTCATGCTGGAGATGCGGAGGGCCGGCGTCGTGCCCAACACCATCACCTACGGCTACTACAACAAG GCTGTGCTGGAAAGCAAGTGGCTGTCTGGTACGCCGGGCGGACGCCTGCGCTGGGCCAAGCTCCGGAACGTTGTCCTGGGGGCCGCTCAGTTCCGCCAGCCCCTGAGGGaacggcggcggcggcagcagcagcagcaggcggCAGCGCCAGAGGCAGGCGGTGCCCAGACAG AGCCTCGTCTGGAGCGTCACTCCCCTACCCGCCCGCTTCAGCGCCAGACCACTTGGGCTGGTCGAAGCTTTCGGGACCCAGCTTCACCCACAGGGCGCCTGGTGAAAAGCGGCAGCCTGGGCAGTGCCCGCGGGGCCCAGCCCACCCTGGAGGCCGGCGTGGCCCACA TGATCGAGGCCTTGGGAGTCCTGGAGCCCCGGGGGTCCCCTGTGCCCTGGCGAGACGGAAGCCTCTCCGACCTGAGCTTGACCGGGGAGGAGCCGGCGTCTGGGGGCAGCCCGGAGgactcaggctctgccctgagcaccCAGTCCACTGAGGCCCCGGAAGGGCTGAGTGGGCGGACGCCCAAGGCTGGTGGGCGTCAGGACGAGGCCCGCACCCCCAGACGAGGGCTGGGCACCCGCCTGCAACAGCTGCTCACCCCTTCCCGCCGCCCCCCTGCCTCGCGCGGCCCCCCGCCCGAGCTGCCCCCTgacccacctcccccagcccgcCGCAGCCCCATGGACAGCCTCCTGCGCCCCCGCGAGCGCCCTGGATCCACCGCCTCTGAG ATCCTGCTGTCCAGCTGCTCCCTGTGCCGGGCCTGTGACTCGCTGGTGTACGACGAGGAGATCATGGCTGGCTGGGCACCTGATGACTCCAACCTCAACACCGTCTGCCCTTTCTGCGCCTGCCCCTTCGTGCCCCTGCTCAGCGTCCAGACCCTGGATTCCAGACCCAG GGCCCCCAGCCCCAAGCCTGCCCCTGCCAGTGGCAGCAGAGACGCTCCTGTCCCCGGGggcccaggccctgtgctcagtGACCGCAGGCTGTGCCTCGCCCTGGATGAGCCCCAGCTCTGCAATGGGCACACGGGG GGCACCTCCCGGCGGGTGGAGGCTGGGGCCTGGGCGTATCTGAGCCCTCTGGTGCTGCGGAAGGAGCTGGAGTCGCTGGTGGAGAACGAGGGCAGTGAGGTGCTGGCATTGCCTGAGCTGCCGGCTGCCCACCCCATCATCTTCTGGAACCTTCTGTGGTATTTCCAGCGGCTGCGGCTGCCCAGTATTCTGCCCTGCCTGGTGCTGGCCTCCTGTGatgggcccccacccccccag GCCCCGTCTCCCTGGCTGACACCTGACCCGGCGTCTGTGCAGGTGCGGCTGCTGTGGGATGTCCTGACCCCTGACCCCAGTAGCTGCCCACCTCTCTATGTGCTCTGGAGGGTCCACA GCCAGATCCCGCAGCGGGTGGTATGGCCAGGCCCCGTGCCCGCACCCCTTAGCATGGACCTTCTAGAGTCGGTGTTGCGCTATGTTGGCCTCAGCGAAGTACACAAAGCCGTGGGGCTCCTGCTGGAAACTCTGGGGCCGCCTCCCACAGGCCTGCATCTGCAGAG GGGCATCTACCGTGAGATCTTATTCCTGACAATGGCCGCTCTGGGCAAGGACCACATGGACATAG TGACCTTCGACAAGAGGTACAAGTCTGCCTTTAACAAGTTGGCCAGCAGCATGGGCAAGGAGGAGCTGAGGCAGCGGCGGGCACAGATGCCCACTGCGAAGGCCATCGATTGCCGGAAATGTTTCGGAGCACTTCTGGAATGCTAG
- the DENND4B gene encoding DENN domain-containing protein 4B isoform X1, whose protein sequence is MAADAVSEGGAMAEERPPRLVDYFVIAGLSGSGAPIPEEPWVPEPSGPLRPPRPADPITDVAVIARALGEEVPQGYTCIQTSAGGHPLELSAGLLGGTQPVICYRRGRDKPPLVELGVLYEGKERPKPGFQVLDTTPYSHSANLAPPGPGHPRTYLTYRRAAEGAGLHALGITDLCLVLPSKGEGTPHTYCRLPRNLNPGMWGPAVHLCYKVGLAKANTLVYEAELLGRYPEEDNEAFPLPESVPVFCLPMGATVECWPAQTKYPVPVFSTFVLTGAAGDKVYGAALQFYEAFPRARLSERQARALGLLSAVERGRALGGRAVRSRRAIAVLSRWPAFPAFRAFLTFLYRYSVSGPHRLPLEAHISHFIHNVPFPSPQRPRILVQMSPYDNLLLCQPVSSPLPLSGASFLQLLQSLGPELAVTLLLAVLTEHKLLVHSLRPDLLTSVCEALVSMIFPLHWQCPYIPLCPLALADVLNAPVPFIVGIHSSYFDLHDPPADVICVDLDTNTLFQTEEKKPLSPRTLPRRPYKVLLATLTHLYQQLDQTYTGPEEEASLEFLLTDYEAVCGRRARLEREVQGAFLRFMACLLKGYRDFLRPLTQAPSEGARDVDNLFFLQGFLKSRERSSHKLYCQLLRTQMFSQFIEECSFGSARHAALEFFDSCVDKVHPEQDKPEPTPLVELEELSGSELTVFITPPEEPPAPEGSESAPQYCYDGFPELRAELFESPQEQPGALPVPGPTRSAPNSPAPRRTKQETKVAQRMAQKSAAVPELWARCLLGHCYGLWFLCLPAYVRSAPSRVQALHTAYHVLRQMESRKVVLPDEVCYRVLMQLCSHYGQPVLSVRVMLEMRRAGVVPNTITYGYYNKAVLESKWLSGTPGGRLRWAKLRNVVLGAAQFRQPLRERRRRQQQQQAAAPEAGGAQTEPRLERHSPTRPLQRQTTWAGRSFRDPASPTGRLVKSGSLGSARGAQPTLEAGVAHMIEALGVLEPRGSPVPWRDGSLSDLSLTGEEPASGGSPEDSGSALSTQSTEAPEGLSGRTPKAGGRQDEARTPRRGLGTRLQQLLTPSRRPPASRGPPPELPPDPPPPARRSPMDSLLRPRERPGSTASESSASLGSEWDLSESSLSSLSLRRSSERLSDTPGSSQPPSLEILLSSCSLCRACDSLVYDEEIMAGWAPDDSNLNTVCPFCACPFVPLLSVQTLDSRPRAPSPKPAPASGSRDAPVPGGPGPVLSDRRLCLALDEPQLCNGHTGGTSRRVEAGAWAYLSPLVLRKELESLVENEGSEVLALPELPAAHPIIFWNLLWYFQRLRLPSILPCLVLASCDGPPPPQAPSPWLTPDPASVQVRLLWDVLTPDPSSCPPLYVLWRVHSQIPQRVVWPGPVPAPLSMDLLESVLRYVGLSEVHKAVGLLLETLGPPPTGLHLQRGIYREILFLTMAALGKDHMDIVTFDKRYKSAFNKLASSMGKEELRQRRAQMPTAKAIDCRKCFGALLEC, encoded by the exons ATGGCGGCAG ATGCAGTGAGTGAGGGGGGGGCCATGGCGGAGGAGCGGCCCCCCCGGCTGGTGGATTACTTCGTGATAGCCGGGCTTTCCGGGAGCGGAGCACCCATCCCCGAGGAGCCGTGGGTTCCCGAGCCCAGCGGGCCCCTGCGCCCTCCGCGGCCGGCTGATCCCATCACGGATGTGGCGGTCATTGCCAGGGCCCTGGGCGAGGAGGTGCCCCAGGGTTACACCTGCATCCAGACCTCTGCTGGGGGCCACCCCTTGGAACTCAGcgctgggctcctgggtggaacTCAGCCCGTCATCTGTTACCGCAGGGGCCGTGACAAGCCCCCTCTGGTGGAGCTGGG GGTGCTGTACGAGGGGAAGGAGCGACCCAAGCCCGGCTTCCAAGTGCTAGACACGACGCCCTACAGCCACTCGGCCAATCTAGCCCCTCCCGGCCCAGGGCACCCCCGCACCTACCTCACTTACCGGCGGGCagcagagggggcagggctgCACGCCCTGGGCATCACTGACCTCTGCCTGGTGCTGCCCAGCAAGGGCGAGGGCACCCCTCACACCTACTGCCGACTGCCCCGCAACCTCAACCCTGGCATG TGGGGTCCAGCGGTGCACCTGTGCTACAAGGTGGGCCTGGCCAAGGCCAACACGCTGGTGTACGAGGCAG AGCTGCTGGGCCGCTACCCGGAGGAGGACAACGAGGCCTTCCCGCTGCCCGAGTCGGTGCCCGTCTTCTGCCTGCCCATGGGGGCCACTGTCGAGTGCTGGCCTGCCCAGACCAAGTACCCCGTGCCCGTCTTTTCCACCTTCGTGCTCACGGGTGCAGCTGGAGACAAG GTGTACGGGGCTGCCCTGCAGTTCTACGAGGCGTTCCCGAGGGCCAGGCTGTCGGAGCGGCAAGCACGGGCCCTGGGCCTCTTGAGTGCGGTGGAGCGTGGCCGGGCGCTGGGGGGCCGGGCCGTGCGCAGCCGCCGCGCCATTGCTGTGCTGTCCCGCTGGCCTGCCTTCCCGGCCTTCCGAGCCTTCCTCACCTTCCTCTACCGCTACTCCGTCTCGGGCCCCCACCGCCTGCCCTTGGAAGC GCACATCTCTCACTTCATTCACAacgtccccttcccctccccacagaGGCCTCGCATCCTGGTACAG ATGTCTCCCTATGACAACCTGCTTCTCTGCCAGCCTGtgtcctcacccctgcccctcag TGGTGCCAGCTTCTTGCAGCTGCTGCAGAGCCTAGGCCCGGAGCTGGCCGTCACCCTGCTGCTGGCCGTGCTCACGGAGCACAAGCTGCTGGTGCACTCGCTGCGGCCGGACCTGCTCACCAGCGTCTGCGAGGCCCTGGTGTCG ATGATCTTCCCGCTACACTGGCAGTGCCCCTACATTCCGCTGTGCCCGCTGGCGCTGGCGGACGTGCTGAACGCCCCCGTGCCCTTCATCGTGGGCATCCACTCCAGCTACTTCGATCTACACGACCCACCTGCCGACGTCATCTGTGTGGATCTCGACACCAACACGCTGTTCCA GACTGAGGAGAAGAAGCCCCTCTCCCCTCGGACCCTGCCCCGCAGACCCTACAAGGTTCTGCTGGCTACGCTGACACACCTCTACCAGCAGCTGGACCAGA CGTACACTGGCCCCGAGGAAGAGGCGTCCTTGGAGTTCCTGCTGACGGACTACGAGGCCGTGTGCGGCCGCCGGGCCCGGCTGGAGCGCGAAGTCCAGGGGGCCTTTCTCCGCTTCATGGCGTGTCTGCTCAAGGGCTACCGGGACTTCCTGCGCCCCCTCACCCAGGCCCCCTCCGAGGGCGCTCGAGATGTCGACAACCTCTTCTTTTTGCAGG gcttccTCAAGTCCCGGGAGCGCTCCAGCCACAAGCTGTACTGCCAGCTGCTGCGCACACAGATGTTCTCGCAGTTCATCGAGGAGTGCTCCTTCGGCTCCGCCCGGCACGCCGCCCTGGAGTTCTTTGACTCGTGCGTGGACAAG GTGCACCCAGAGCAGGACAAGCCTGAGCCGACGCCCTTGGTGGAGCTGGAGGAGCTGTCGGGGAGCGAGCTCACCGTCTTTATCACCCCTCCCGAGGAGCCCCCAGCACCAGAGGGCAGTGAATCCGCCCCCCAGTACTG ctaCGACGGCTTCCCAGAGCTACGGGCCGAGCTGTTTGAGTCCCCTCAGGAGCAGCCCGGGGCTCTGCCCGTGCCGGGCCCGACCCGCAGTGCCCCCAACAGCCCTGCCCCCCGCCGTACCAAACAG GAGACGAAGGTGGCCCAGCGGATGGCACAGAAGTCGGCGGCCGTGCCCGAGCTGTGGGCCCGGTGTCTGCTGGGGCACTGCTACGGGCTGTGGTTCCTGTGTCTGCCCGCCTACGTGCGGTCGGCGCCCTCCCGCGTGCAGGCTCTGCACACGGCCTACCACGTGCTGCGCCAGATGGAGAGCCGCAAGGTGGTGCTGCCGGACGAG GTGTGTTACAGGGTGCTGATGCAGCTGTGCTCCCACTACGGGCAGCCCGTGCTGTCGGTGCGAGTCATGCTGGAGATGCGGAGGGCCGGCGTCGTGCCCAACACCATCACCTACGGCTACTACAACAAG GCTGTGCTGGAAAGCAAGTGGCTGTCTGGTACGCCGGGCGGACGCCTGCGCTGGGCCAAGCTCCGGAACGTTGTCCTGGGGGCCGCTCAGTTCCGCCAGCCCCTGAGGGaacggcggcggcggcagcagcagcagcaggcggCAGCGCCAGAGGCAGGCGGTGCCCAGACAG AGCCTCGTCTGGAGCGTCACTCCCCTACCCGCCCGCTTCAGCGCCAGACCACTTGGGCTGGTCGAAGCTTTCGGGACCCAGCTTCACCCACAGGGCGCCTGGTGAAAAGCGGCAGCCTGGGCAGTGCCCGCGGGGCCCAGCCCACCCTGGAGGCCGGCGTGGCCCACA TGATCGAGGCCTTGGGAGTCCTGGAGCCCCGGGGGTCCCCTGTGCCCTGGCGAGACGGAAGCCTCTCCGACCTGAGCTTGACCGGGGAGGAGCCGGCGTCTGGGGGCAGCCCGGAGgactcaggctctgccctgagcaccCAGTCCACTGAGGCCCCGGAAGGGCTGAGTGGGCGGACGCCCAAGGCTGGTGGGCGTCAGGACGAGGCCCGCACCCCCAGACGAGGGCTGGGCACCCGCCTGCAACAGCTGCTCACCCCTTCCCGCCGCCCCCCTGCCTCGCGCGGCCCCCCGCCCGAGCTGCCCCCTgacccacctcccccagcccgcCGCAGCCCCATGGACAGCCTCCTGCGCCCCCGCGAGCGCCCTGGATCCACCGCCTCTGAG AGCTCAGCCTCTCTGGGCAGCGAGTGGGACCTCTCCGAGTCTTCTCTCAGTAGCCTGAGCCTTCGCCGGTCCTCAGAGCGCCTCAGTGACACCCCCGGGTCCTCGCAGCCGCCCTCCCTGGAA ATCCTGCTGTCCAGCTGCTCCCTGTGCCGGGCCTGTGACTCGCTGGTGTACGACGAGGAGATCATGGCTGGCTGGGCACCTGATGACTCCAACCTCAACACCGTCTGCCCTTTCTGCGCCTGCCCCTTCGTGCCCCTGCTCAGCGTCCAGACCCTGGATTCCAGACCCAG GGCCCCCAGCCCCAAGCCTGCCCCTGCCAGTGGCAGCAGAGACGCTCCTGTCCCCGGGggcccaggccctgtgctcagtGACCGCAGGCTGTGCCTCGCCCTGGATGAGCCCCAGCTCTGCAATGGGCACACGGGG GGCACCTCCCGGCGGGTGGAGGCTGGGGCCTGGGCGTATCTGAGCCCTCTGGTGCTGCGGAAGGAGCTGGAGTCGCTGGTGGAGAACGAGGGCAGTGAGGTGCTGGCATTGCCTGAGCTGCCGGCTGCCCACCCCATCATCTTCTGGAACCTTCTGTGGTATTTCCAGCGGCTGCGGCTGCCCAGTATTCTGCCCTGCCTGGTGCTGGCCTCCTGTGatgggcccccacccccccag GCCCCGTCTCCCTGGCTGACACCTGACCCGGCGTCTGTGCAGGTGCGGCTGCTGTGGGATGTCCTGACCCCTGACCCCAGTAGCTGCCCACCTCTCTATGTGCTCTGGAGGGTCCACA GCCAGATCCCGCAGCGGGTGGTATGGCCAGGCCCCGTGCCCGCACCCCTTAGCATGGACCTTCTAGAGTCGGTGTTGCGCTATGTTGGCCTCAGCGAAGTACACAAAGCCGTGGGGCTCCTGCTGGAAACTCTGGGGCCGCCTCCCACAGGCCTGCATCTGCAGAG GGGCATCTACCGTGAGATCTTATTCCTGACAATGGCCGCTCTGGGCAAGGACCACATGGACATAG TGACCTTCGACAAGAGGTACAAGTCTGCCTTTAACAAGTTGGCCAGCAGCATGGGCAAGGAGGAGCTGAGGCAGCGGCGGGCACAGATGCCCACTGCGAAGGCCATCGATTGCCGGAAATGTTTCGGAGCACTTCTGGAATGCTAG